The proteins below come from a single Perca flavescens isolate YP-PL-M2 chromosome 8, PFLA_1.0, whole genome shotgun sequence genomic window:
- the LOC114559751 gene encoding myosin heavy chain, fast skeletal muscle isoform X4, whose product MSTDAEMTIYGKAAIYLRKPERERLEAQSTPFDAKSACYVTDVKELYLKGKIIKKDGAKVTVEVLDTKEEKTVKEADIYPMNPPKYDKIEDMAMMTHLNEASVLYNLKERYAAWMIYTYSGLFCATVNPYKWLPVYDSECVAAYRGKKRMEAPPHIFSVSDNAFQFMQTDRENQSVLITGESGAGKTVNTKRVIQYFATIAVGGPKKDDSKGSLEDQIIAANPLLEAYGNAKTIRNDNSSRFGKFIRIHFGATGKLASADIETYLLEKSRVTYQLSDERGYHIFFQMMTGHIPELIDMALITTNPYDFPMCSMGQITVASIDDKVELEATDNAIDILGFTHEEKMAIYKLTGAVLHHGNMKFKQKQREEQAEPDGTEEADKVAYLLGLNSADMLKALCFPRVKVGNEYVTKGQTVPQVMNSVTALAKAIYERMFLWMVIRINQMLDTKQARQFYIGVLDIAGFEIFDFNTLEQLCINFTNEKLQQFFNHTMFVLEQEEYKKEGIVWAFIDFGMDLAACIELIEKPMGIFSILEEECMFPKASDTSFKNKLYDQHLGKTKAFEKPKPPKKGKIEAHFSLVHYAGTVDYNITGWLEKNKDPLNDSVCQLYMKSPVKLLALCFPPVVEDATKKGGKKKGGSMQTVSSQFRENLGKLMTNLRSTHPHFVRCLIPNETKTPGLMENFLVIHQLRCNGVLEGIRICRKGFPSRILYADFKQRYKVLNASVIPEGQFIDNKKASEKLLGSIDIPHDEYKFGHTKVFFKAGLLGVLEEMRDEKLSSLVTMTQALARGYVMRKEFVKMTERREAIYTIQYNIRSFMNVKHWPWMKVYYKIKPLLKTAETEKELANMKENYDKMKTDLAAALAKKKELEEKMVSLMQEKNDLQLQVASESENLNDAEERCEGLIKSKIQMEAKLKETTERLEDEEEINAELTAKKRKLEDECSELKKDTDDLELTLAKVEKEKHATENKVKNLTEEMASQDESIAKLTKEKKALQEAHQQTLDDLQAEEDKVNTLTKAKTKLEQQVDDLEGSLEQEKKLRMDLERAKRKLEGDLKLAQESIMDLENEKQQSDEKIKKKDFEISQLLSKVEDEQSLGAQLQKKIKELQARIEELEEEIEAERAARAKVEKQRADLSRELEEISERLEEAGGATAAQIEMNKKREAEFQKLRRDLEESTLQHEATAAALRKKQADSVAELGEQIDNLQRVKQKLEKEKSEYKMEIDDLSSNMENVAKAKGNLEKMCRTLEDQLSELKTKNDENVRQINDTSAQRARLLTENGEFSRQVEEKEALVSQLTRGKQAFTQQIEELKRHVEEEVKAKNALAHGLQSARHDCDLLREQFEEEQEAKAELQRGMSKANSEVAQWRTKYETDAIQRTEELEESKKKLAQRLQEAEEQIEAVNSKCASLEKTKQRLQSEVEDLMIDVERANGLAANLDKKQRNFDKVLAEWKQKYEEGQPELEGAQKETRSLSTELFKMKNSYEEALDQLETMKRENKNLQQEISDLTEQIGETGKSIHELEKSKKQVETEKSEIQTALEEAEGTLEHEESKILHVQLELNQIKGEVDRKLAEKDEEMEQIKRNSQMVIDSMQSNLDSEVRSRNDALRIKKKMEGDLNEMEIQLSHANRQAAESQKQLRNVQAQLKDAQLHLDDAVRAQEEFKEQAAMVDRRNGLMVAEIEELRVALEQTERSRKVAEQELVDASERVGLLHSQNTSLLNSKKKLESDLVQVQGEVDDTVQEARNAEEKAKKAITDAAMMAEELKKEQDTSSHLERMKKNLEVTVKDLQHRLDEAENLAMKGGKKQLQKLESRVRELEAEVEAEQRRGGDAIKGVRKYERRVKELTYQTEEDKKNVARLQDLVDKLQLKVKAYKRQAEEAEEQANTHLSKCRKVQHELEEAEERADIAESQVNKLRAKSRDSGKGKEAAE is encoded by the exons ACCTACTCTGGGTTGTTCTGTGCTACTGTGAACCCCTACAAGTGGCTCCCAGTGTACGATTCTGAATGTGTAGCTGCCTATAGAGGCAAAAAGCGTATGGAGGCTCCACCCCATatcttctctgtctctgacaaCGCTTTTCAGTTCATGCAAACTG ATAGGGAAAACCAATCTGTCTTGATCAC TGGAGAATCTGGTGCTGGAAAGACTGTGAACACCAAGCGTGTCATCCAGTACTTTGCAACAATCGCAGTTGGTGGACCGAAGAAGGACGACTCAAAG GGGTCACTGGAGGATCAGATTATTGCAGCCAATCCCCTGCTGGAGGCCTATGGTAACGCCAAAACAATTAGGAATGACAACTCCTCTCGTTTT GGTAAATTCATCAGAATCCATTTTGGTGCAACTGGCAAACTGGCTAGTGCTGATATTGAGACAT ATCTGCTGGAGAAGTCTAGAGTGACATACCAGCTTTCTGATGAAAGAGGCTATCACATCTTCTTCCAGATGATGACCGGCCACATACCTGAGCTGATTG ATATGGCACTCATCACCACCAACCCCTATGACTTCCCCATGTGTAGCATGGGTCAGATCACTGTGGCCAGCATTGATGACAAAGTTGAGCTGGAAGCCACTGAT AACGCTATTGATATCCTGGGCTTCACTCATGAAGAGAAAATGGCCATCTACAAGTTGACTGGTGCTGTGCTCCACCATGGTAACATGAAGTTCAAGCAGAAGCAGCGTGAGGAGCAGGCTGAGCCTGATGGCACAGAGG AGGCTGACAAGGTTGCTTACTTGCTGGGTCTGAACTCCGCTGACatgctcaaggctctgtgcTTTCCCAGAGTGAAGGTCGGAAATGAGTATGTCACCAAAGGACAGACTGTACCTCAG GTGATGAACTCAGTGACAGCCCTGGCCAAGGCTATCTATGAGAGAATGTTCTTGTGGATGGTCATTCGTATTAACCAGATGTTGGACACTAAACAAGCAAGACAGTTCTACATTGGTGTCCTGGATATTGCTGGTTTTGAAATCTTTGAC TTCAACACCTTGGAACAGCTGTGCATCAACTTCACCAATGAGAAACTGCAACAGTTTTTCAACCACACCATGTTTGTCCTGGAGCAAGAGGAGTACAAGAAGGAGGGTATTGTCTGGGCATTCATTGACTTTGGCATGGACTTGGCTGCCTGCATTGAGCTCATTGAAAAG CCCATGGGCATCTTCTCCATCCTTGAAGAGGAGTGCATGTTCCCCAAGGCCTCAGACACATCCTTCAAGAACAAGCTGTATGACCAGCATCTTGGAAAAACCAAAGCATTTGAGAAGCCTAAGCCCCCCAAGAAAGGCAAGATTGAGGCCCACTTCTCCCTGGTGCACTACGCTGGTACCGTGGACTACAATATCACTGGCTGGCTGGAAAAGAACAAGGATCCACTGAATGACTCCGTCTGTCAGCTGTACATGAAATCCCCAGTGAAACTGCTGGCTCTCTGCTTCCCTCCCGTTGTTGAAG ATGCCACCAAGAAGGGAGGCAAGAAGAAGGGTGGTTCTATGCAGACTGTGTCTTCACAGTTTAGG GAGAACTTGGGGAAGCTGATGACTAACTTGAGGAGCACCCATCCTCACTTTGTGCGCTGCCTGATTCCCAATGAAACAAAGACTCCAG gtcTGATGGAGAACTTCCTGGTCATCCACCAGCTCAGGTGTAACGGTGTGCTGGAGGGTATCAGAATCTGCAGAAAAGGTTTCCCCAGCAGAATCCTCTATGCTGACTTCAAGCAGAG GTACAAGGTGCTGAATGCCAGTGTCATCCCCGAGGGCCAGTTCATTGACAACAAGAAGGCTTCAGAGAAGCTGCTTGGGTCAATAGATATTCCACATGATGAGTACAAATTCGGACACACAAAG GTGTTCTTCAAGGCCGGTCTGCTGGGTGTCCTTGAGGAGATGAGAGATGAAAAACTGTCATCTCTGGTCACCATGACTCAGGCTTTGGCCCGTGGTTATGTCATGAGAAAGGAGTTTGTGAAGATGACGGAGCGGAG GGAAGCCATATATACCATCCAGTACAATATCCGCTCATTCATGAATGTCAAACATTGGCCATGGATGAAGGTGTACTACAAGATCAAGCCTCTGCTGAAGACTGCTGAAACTGAGAAGGAGCTGGCAAATATGAAGGAGAACTATGATAAGATGAAAACTGACTTGGCTGCTGCCCTGGCCAAGAAGAAGGAACTGGAGGAGAAGATGGTGTCCCTTATGCAAGAGAAGAATGATCTGCAGCTGCAAGTAGCATCT GAATCTGAGAATCTGAATGATGCTGAAGAGAGATGTGAGGGACTTATCAAGAGTAAAATTCAGATGGAGGCCAAACTCAAAGAGACAACTGAGAGactggaggatgaagaggaaatCAATGCTGAGCTCACTGCCAAGAAGAGAAAGCTGGAGGATGAATGCTCTGAGCTCAAGAAGGATACTGATGACCTGGAGCTTACCTTGGCCAAagtggaaaaagagaaacatgCCACAGAGAACAAG GTTAAGAACCTGACTGAGGAGATGGCCTCTCAAGATGAGAGCATTGCTAAGCTGACCAAGGAAAAGAAAGCCCTTCAGGAGGCTCATCAGCAGACTCTTGATGACCTGCAGGCTGAGGAAGACAAAGTCAACACTCTGACCAAGGCCAAGACCAAACTTGAGCAGCAAGTGGATGAT CTTGAGGGTTCTCTGGAGCAAGAGAAGAAGCTCCGTATGGACCTTGAGAGAGCCAAGAGAAAGCTTGAGGGTGATCTAAAACTGGCCCAGGAATCCATCATGGATCTTGAGAATGAGAAGCAGCAGTCTGATgagaaaattaaaaa GAAGGACTTTGAAATCAGTCAGCTCCTTAGCAAAGTTGAAGATGAGCAGTCACTGGGTGCTCAGCTTCAGAAGAAGATCAAGGAGCTCCAG GCTCGTATTGAGGAACTGGAGGAGGAGATTGAGGCTGAGCGTGCTGCTCGTGCCAAGGTTGAGAAGCAGAGAGCTGACCTCTCCAGGGAACTtgaggagatcagtgagaggctGGAGGAGGCCGGTGGTGCCACTGCTGCTCAGATTGAGATGAACAAGAAGCGTGAAGCTGAGTTCCAGAAGCTCCGTCGTGATCTTGAGGAGTCCACTCTGCAGCATGaagccactgctgctgctcttcgcAAGAAGCAGGCTGACAGCGTTGCTGAGCTGGGAGAGCAGATCGACAACCTCCAGCGTGTAAAGCAGAAGCTTGAGAAGGAAAAGAGTGAATACAAGATGGAGATTGATGACCTCTCCAGCAACATGGAGAATGTTGCTAAAGCAAAG GGAAATCTTGAAAAGATGTGCCGTACTCTTGAGGACCAACTCAGCGAACTGAAGACCAAGAATGATGAAAATGTCCGTCAAATCAATGACACAAGTGCACAGAGAGCACGTCTCCTGACAGAAAATG GTGAGTTCAGCCGTCAAGTTGAAGAGAAAGAAGCTCTTGTCTCCCAGCTGACCAGAGGCAAACAGGCATTCACACAGCAGATTGAGGAGCTGAAAAGACATGTTGAAGAGGAGGTTAAG GCTAAGAATGCTCTTGCCCATGGACTGCAATCAGCCCGCCATGACTGTGATCTGCTGAGGGAGCAGTTTGAGGAGGAGCAAGAGGCCAAGGCTGAGCTGCAGCGTGGAATGTCCAAGGCCAACAGTGAGGTGGCTCAGTGGAGAACTAAGTATGAAACTGATGCTATCCAGCGCACTGAGGAGCTTGAGGAATCCAA GAAAAAGCTGGCTCAGCGTCTTCAGGAGGCTGAGGAGCAGATTGAGGCGGTGAATTCCAAGTGCGCTTCTCTTGAGAAAACCAAACAGAGGCTCCAGAGTGAGGTGGAGGACCTCATGATTGATGTGGAGAGGGCCAATGGGCTGGCTGCCAACCTGGACAAGAAGCAGAGGAACTTTGACAAG GTGTTGGCAGAGTGGAAACAGAAGTACGAGGAGGGTCAGCCAGAGCTCGAGGGAGCCCAGAAGGAGACTCGTTCACTCAGCACTGAGCTGTTCAAGATGAAGAACTCTTATGAGGAAGctttggatcagctggagaccATGAAGCGTGAAAACAAGAATCTGCAAC AGGAGATCTCAGATCTGACTGAACAGATTGGTGAGACTGGCAAGAGTATCCATGAGCTGGAGAAGTCCAAGAAGCAGGTGGAGACTGAAAAGTCTGAGATCCAGACAGCTCTTGAAGAGGCTGAG GGAACTCTGGAACACGAAGAGTCTAAGATCCTGCATGTCCAGCTGGAGCTCAACCAGATTAAGGGTGAGGTGGATAGGAAGCTGGCAGAGAAAGATGAGGAGATGGAGCAGATCAAGAGGAACAGCCAGATGGTGATTGACTCCATGCAGAGCAATCTGGATTCTGAGGTCAGGAGCAGAAACGATGCCCTGAGAATCAAGAAGAAGATGGAGGGAGACCTGAATGAGATGGAGATTCAGCTGAGCCACGCCAATCGCCAGGCCGCTGAGTCCCAGAAGCAGCTGAGGAATGTGCAGGCACAGCTGAAG GATGCACAACTGCACCTTGATGATGCTGTCAGAGCACAGGAGGAGTTCAAGGAACAAGCTGCTATGGTGGATCGCAGAAATGGTCTGATGGTAGCAGAAATCGAGGAACTTAGAGTTGCTCTGGAACAGACGGAGAGAAGTCGCAAAGTTGCTGAGCAGGAGCTGGTGGATGCCAGTGAGCGTGTTGGACTTCTGCACTCTCAG aaCACAAGCCTTCTGAACTCCAAGAAGAAGCttgagtctgacctggtccaggtccaggGTGAAGTGGATGACACTGTTCAGGAAGCAAGGAACGCAGAGGAGAAGGCCAAGAAGGCCATCACTGAT GCtgctatgatggctgaggaactgaAGAAGGAGCAGGATACCAGCTCCCACCtggagaggatgaagaagaaccTGGAGGTCACTGTTAAGGACCTGCAGCACCGCCTGGATGAGGCTGAGAACCTGGCCATGAAGGGTGGCAAGAAGCAGCTCCAGAAACTTGAGTCCAgg GTGCGTGAACTGGAGGCAGAGGTTGAAGCTGAGCAGAGACGTGGAGGAGATGCCATTAAGGGTGTCCGCAAATATGAGAGGAGGGTGAAGGAGCTCACCTATCAG ACTGAGGAGGACAAGAAAAACGTTGCCAGGCTGCAAGATCTAGTTGACAAGTTGCAGCTCAAGGTCAAGGCCTACAAGAGGCAGGCTGAGGAGGCG GAGGAGCAGGCCAACACTCATCTGTCCAAGTGCAGGAAGGTGCAGCAtgagctggaggaggctgaggagCGCGCTGACATCGCAGAGTCCCAGGTCAACAAGCTGAGAGCGAAGAGCCGTGACTCTGGCAAG ggTAAAGAGGCAGCTGAATAA
- the LOC114559751 gene encoding myosin heavy chain, fast skeletal muscle isoform X5, which produces MSTDAEMAVYGKAAIYLRKPEKERIEAQTAPFDAKTACYIANVKELYLKAKILKKDSDKVTVEVLTTKEERVVKEADVHPMNPPMYDKIEDMAIMTHLNEASVLYNLKERNAAWMIYTYSGLFCATVNPYKWLPVYDSECVAAYRGKKRMEAPPHIFSVSDNAFQFMQTDRENQSVLITGESGAGKTVNTKRVIQYFATIAVGGPKKDDSKGSLEDQIIAANPLLEAYGNAKTIRNDNSSRFGKFIRIHFGATGKLASADIETYLLEKSRVTYQLSDERGYHIFFQMMTGHIPELIDMALITTNPYDFPMCSMGQITVASIDDKVELEATDNAIDILGFTHEEKMAIYKLTGAVLHHGNMKFKQKQREEQAEPDGTEEADKVAYLLGLNSADMLKALCFPRVKVGNEYVTKGQTVPQVMNSVTALAKAIYERMFLWMVIRINQMLDTKQARQFYIGVLDIAGFEIFDFNTLEQLCINFTNEKLQQFFNHTMFVLEQEEYKKEGIVWAFIDFGMDLAACIELIEKPMGIFSILEEECMFPKASDTSFKNKLYDQHLGKTKAFEKPKPPKKGKIEAHFSLVHYAGTVDYNITGWLEKNKDPLNDSVCQLYMKSPVKLLALCFPPVVEDATKKGGKKKGGSMQTVSSQFRENLGKLMTNLRSTHPHFVRCLIPNETKTPGLMENFLVIHQLRCNGVLEGIRICRKGFPSRILYADFKQRYKVLNASVIPEGQFIDNKKASEKLLGSIDIPHDEYKFGHTKVFFKAGLLGVLEEMRDEKLSSLVTMTQALARGYVMRKEFVKMTERREAIYTIQYNIRSFMNVKHWPWMKVYYKIKPLLKTAETEKELANMKENYDKMKTDLAAALAKKKELEEKMVSLMQEKNDLQLQVASESENLNDAEERCEGLIKSKIQMEAKLKETTERLEDEEEINAELTAKKRKLEDECSELKKDTDDLELTLAKVEKEKHATENKVKNLTEEMASQDESIAKLTKEKKALQEAHQQTLDDLQAEEDKVNTLTKAKTKLEQQVDDLEGSLEQEKKLRMDLERAKRKLEGDLKLAQESIMDLENEKQQSDEKIKKKDFEISQLLSKVEDEQSLGAQLQKKIKELQARIEELEEEIEAERAARAKVEKQRADLSRELEEISERLEEAGGATAAQIEMNKKREAEFQKLRRDLEESTLQHEATAAALRKKQADSVAELGEQIDNLQRVKQKLEKEKSEYKMEIDDLSSNMENVAKAKGNLEKMCRTLEDQLSELKTKNDENVRQINDTSAQRARLLTENGEFSRQVEEKEALVSQLTRGKQAFTQQIEELKRHVEEEVKAKNALAHGLQSARHDCDLLREQFEEEQEAKAELQRGMSKANSEVAQWRTKYETDAIQRTEELEESKKKLAQRLQEAEEQIEAVNSKCASLEKTKQRLQSEVEDLMIDVERANGLAANLDKKQRNFDKVLAEWKQKYEEGQPELEGAQKETRSLSTELFKMKNSYEEALDQLETMKRENKNLQQEISDLTEQIGETGKSIHELEKSKKQVETEKSEIQTALEEAEGTLEHEESKILHVQLELNQIKGEVDRKLAEKDEEMEQIKRNSQMVIDSMQSNLDSEVRSRNDALRIKKKMEGDLNEMEIQLSHANRQAAESQKQLRNVQAQLKDAQLHLDDAVRAQEEFKEQAAMVDRRNGLMVAEIEELRVALEQTERSRKVAEQELVDASERVGLLHSQNTSLLNSKKKLESDLVQVQGEVDDTVQEARNAEEKAKKAITDAAMMAEELKKEQDTSSHLERMKKNLEVTVKDLQHRLDEAENLAMKGGKKQLQKLESRVRELEAEVEAEQRRGGDAIKGVRKYERRVKELTYQTEEDKKNVARLQDLVDKLQLKVKAYKRQAEEAEEQANTHLSKCRKVQHELEEAEERADIAESQVNKLRAKSRDSGKGKEAAE; this is translated from the exons ACCTACTCTGGGTTGTTCTGTGCTACTGTGAACCCCTACAAGTGGCTCCCAGTGTACGATTCTGAATGTGTAGCTGCCTATAGAGGCAAAAAGCGTATGGAGGCTCCACCCCATatcttctctgtctctgacaaCGCTTTTCAGTTCATGCAAACTG ATAGGGAAAACCAATCTGTCTTGATCAC TGGAGAATCTGGTGCTGGAAAGACTGTGAACACCAAGCGTGTCATCCAGTACTTTGCAACAATCGCAGTTGGTGGACCGAAGAAGGACGACTCAAAG GGGTCACTGGAGGATCAGATTATTGCAGCCAATCCCCTGCTGGAGGCCTATGGTAACGCCAAAACAATTAGGAATGACAACTCCTCTCGTTTT GGTAAATTCATCAGAATCCATTTTGGTGCAACTGGCAAACTGGCTAGTGCTGATATTGAGACAT ATCTGCTGGAGAAGTCTAGAGTGACATACCAGCTTTCTGATGAAAGAGGCTATCACATCTTCTTCCAGATGATGACCGGCCACATACCTGAGCTGATTG ATATGGCACTCATCACCACCAACCCCTATGACTTCCCCATGTGTAGCATGGGTCAGATCACTGTGGCCAGCATTGATGACAAAGTTGAGCTGGAAGCCACTGAT AACGCTATTGATATCCTGGGCTTCACTCATGAAGAGAAAATGGCCATCTACAAGTTGACTGGTGCTGTGCTCCACCATGGTAACATGAAGTTCAAGCAGAAGCAGCGTGAGGAGCAGGCTGAGCCTGATGGCACAGAGG AGGCTGACAAGGTTGCTTACTTGCTGGGTCTGAACTCCGCTGACatgctcaaggctctgtgcTTTCCCAGAGTGAAGGTCGGAAATGAGTATGTCACCAAAGGACAGACTGTACCTCAG GTGATGAACTCAGTGACAGCCCTGGCCAAGGCTATCTATGAGAGAATGTTCTTGTGGATGGTCATTCGTATTAACCAGATGTTGGACACTAAACAAGCAAGACAGTTCTACATTGGTGTCCTGGATATTGCTGGTTTTGAAATCTTTGAC TTCAACACCTTGGAACAGCTGTGCATCAACTTCACCAATGAGAAACTGCAACAGTTTTTCAACCACACCATGTTTGTCCTGGAGCAAGAGGAGTACAAGAAGGAGGGTATTGTCTGGGCATTCATTGACTTTGGCATGGACTTGGCTGCCTGCATTGAGCTCATTGAAAAG CCCATGGGCATCTTCTCCATCCTTGAAGAGGAGTGCATGTTCCCCAAGGCCTCAGACACATCCTTCAAGAACAAGCTGTATGACCAGCATCTTGGAAAAACCAAAGCATTTGAGAAGCCTAAGCCCCCCAAGAAAGGCAAGATTGAGGCCCACTTCTCCCTGGTGCACTACGCTGGTACCGTGGACTACAATATCACTGGCTGGCTGGAAAAGAACAAGGATCCACTGAATGACTCCGTCTGTCAGCTGTACATGAAATCCCCAGTGAAACTGCTGGCTCTCTGCTTCCCTCCCGTTGTTGAAG ATGCCACCAAGAAGGGAGGCAAGAAGAAGGGTGGTTCTATGCAGACTGTGTCTTCACAGTTTAGG GAGAACTTGGGGAAGCTGATGACTAACTTGAGGAGCACCCATCCTCACTTTGTGCGCTGCCTGATTCCCAATGAAACAAAGACTCCAG gtcTGATGGAGAACTTCCTGGTCATCCACCAGCTCAGGTGTAACGGTGTGCTGGAGGGTATCAGAATCTGCAGAAAAGGTTTCCCCAGCAGAATCCTCTATGCTGACTTCAAGCAGAG GTACAAGGTGCTGAATGCCAGTGTCATCCCCGAGGGCCAGTTCATTGACAACAAGAAGGCTTCAGAGAAGCTGCTTGGGTCAATAGATATTCCACATGATGAGTACAAATTCGGACACACAAAG GTGTTCTTCAAGGCCGGTCTGCTGGGTGTCCTTGAGGAGATGAGAGATGAAAAACTGTCATCTCTGGTCACCATGACTCAGGCTTTGGCCCGTGGTTATGTCATGAGAAAGGAGTTTGTGAAGATGACGGAGCGGAG GGAAGCCATATATACCATCCAGTACAATATCCGCTCATTCATGAATGTCAAACATTGGCCATGGATGAAGGTGTACTACAAGATCAAGCCTCTGCTGAAGACTGCTGAAACTGAGAAGGAGCTGGCAAATATGAAGGAGAACTATGATAAGATGAAAACTGACTTGGCTGCTGCCCTGGCCAAGAAGAAGGAACTGGAGGAGAAGATGGTGTCCCTTATGCAAGAGAAGAATGATCTGCAGCTGCAAGTAGCATCT GAATCTGAGAATCTGAATGATGCTGAAGAGAGATGTGAGGGACTTATCAAGAGTAAAATTCAGATGGAGGCCAAACTCAAAGAGACAACTGAGAGactggaggatgaagaggaaatCAATGCTGAGCTCACTGCCAAGAAGAGAAAGCTGGAGGATGAATGCTCTGAGCTCAAGAAGGATACTGATGACCTGGAGCTTACCTTGGCCAAagtggaaaaagagaaacatgCCACAGAGAACAAG GTTAAGAACCTGACTGAGGAGATGGCCTCTCAAGATGAGAGCATTGCTAAGCTGACCAAGGAAAAGAAAGCCCTTCAGGAGGCTCATCAGCAGACTCTTGATGACCTGCAGGCTGAGGAAGACAAAGTCAACACTCTGACCAAGGCCAAGACCAAACTTGAGCAGCAAGTGGATGAT CTTGAGGGTTCTCTGGAGCAAGAGAAGAAGCTCCGTATGGACCTTGAGAGAGCCAAGAGAAAGCTTGAGGGTGATCTAAAACTGGCCCAGGAATCCATCATGGATCTTGAGAATGAGAAGCAGCAGTCTGATgagaaaattaaaaa GAAGGACTTTGAAATCAGTCAGCTCCTTAGCAAAGTTGAAGATGAGCAGTCACTGGGTGCTCAGCTTCAGAAGAAGATCAAGGAGCTCCAG GCTCGTATTGAGGAACTGGAGGAGGAGATTGAGGCTGAGCGTGCTGCTCGTGCCAAGGTTGAGAAGCAGAGAGCTGACCTCTCCAGGGAACTtgaggagatcagtgagaggctGGAGGAGGCCGGTGGTGCCACTGCTGCTCAGATTGAGATGAACAAGAAGCGTGAAGCTGAGTTCCAGAAGCTCCGTCGTGATCTTGAGGAGTCCACTCTGCAGCATGaagccactgctgctgctcttcgcAAGAAGCAGGCTGACAGCGTTGCTGAGCTGGGAGAGCAGATCGACAACCTCCAGCGTGTAAAGCAGAAGCTTGAGAAGGAAAAGAGTGAATACAAGATGGAGATTGATGACCTCTCCAGCAACATGGAGAATGTTGCTAAAGCAAAG GGAAATCTTGAAAAGATGTGCCGTACTCTTGAGGACCAACTCAGCGAACTGAAGACCAAGAATGATGAAAATGTCCGTCAAATCAATGACACAAGTGCACAGAGAGCACGTCTCCTGACAGAAAATG GTGAGTTCAGCCGTCAAGTTGAAGAGAAAGAAGCTCTTGTCTCCCAGCTGACCAGAGGCAAACAGGCATTCACACAGCAGATTGAGGAGCTGAAAAGACATGTTGAAGAGGAGGTTAAG GCTAAGAATGCTCTTGCCCATGGACTGCAATCAGCCCGCCATGACTGTGATCTGCTGAGGGAGCAGTTTGAGGAGGAGCAAGAGGCCAAGGCTGAGCTGCAGCGTGGAATGTCCAAGGCCAACAGTGAGGTGGCTCAGTGGAGAACTAAGTATGAAACTGATGCTATCCAGCGCACTGAGGAGCTTGAGGAATCCAA GAAAAAGCTGGCTCAGCGTCTTCAGGAGGCTGAGGAGCAGATTGAGGCGGTGAATTCCAAGTGCGCTTCTCTTGAGAAAACCAAACAGAGGCTCCAGAGTGAGGTGGAGGACCTCATGATTGATGTGGAGAGGGCCAATGGGCTGGCTGCCAACCTGGACAAGAAGCAGAGGAACTTTGACAAG GTGTTGGCAGAGTGGAAACAGAAGTACGAGGAGGGTCAGCCAGAGCTCGAGGGAGCCCAGAAGGAGACTCGTTCACTCAGCACTGAGCTGTTCAAGATGAAGAACTCTTATGAGGAAGctttggatcagctggagaccATGAAGCGTGAAAACAAGAATCTGCAAC AGGAGATCTCAGATCTGACTGAACAGATTGGTGAGACTGGCAAGAGTATCCATGAGCTGGAGAAGTCCAAGAAGCAGGTGGAGACTGAAAAGTCTGAGATCCAGACAGCTCTTGAAGAGGCTGAG GGAACTCTGGAACACGAAGAGTCTAAGATCCTGCATGTCCAGCTGGAGCTCAACCAGATTAAGGGTGAGGTGGATAGGAAGCTGGCAGAGAAAGATGAGGAGATGGAGCAGATCAAGAGGAACAGCCAGATGGTGATTGACTCCATGCAGAGCAATCTGGATTCTGAGGTCAGGAGCAGAAACGATGCCCTGAGAATCAAGAAGAAGATGGAGGGAGACCTGAATGAGATGGAGATTCAGCTGAGCCACGCCAATCGCCAGGCCGCTGAGTCCCAGAAGCAGCTGAGGAATGTGCAGGCACAGCTGAAG GATGCACAACTGCACCTTGATGATGCTGTCAGAGCACAGGAGGAGTTCAAGGAACAAGCTGCTATGGTGGATCGCAGAAATGGTCTGATGGTAGCAGAAATCGAGGAACTTAGAGTTGCTCTGGAACAGACGGAGAGAAGTCGCAAAGTTGCTGAGCAGGAGCTGGTGGATGCCAGTGAGCGTGTTGGACTTCTGCACTCTCAG aaCACAAGCCTTCTGAACTCCAAGAAGAAGCttgagtctgacctggtccaggtccaggGTGAAGTGGATGACACTGTTCAGGAAGCAAGGAACGCAGAGGAGAAGGCCAAGAAGGCCATCACTGAT GCtgctatgatggctgaggaactgaAGAAGGAGCAGGATACCAGCTCCCACCtggagaggatgaagaagaaccTGGAGGTCACTGTTAAGGACCTGCAGCACCGCCTGGATGAGGCTGAGAACCTGGCCATGAAGGGTGGCAAGAAGCAGCTCCAGAAACTTGAGTCCAgg GTGCGTGAACTGGAGGCAGAGGTTGAAGCTGAGCAGAGACGTGGAGGAGATGCCATTAAGGGTGTCCGCAAATATGAGAGGAGGGTGAAGGAGCTCACCTATCAG ACTGAGGAGGACAAGAAAAACGTTGCCAGGCTGCAAGATCTAGTTGACAAGTTGCAGCTCAAGGTCAAGGCCTACAAGAGGCAGGCTGAGGAGGCG GAGGAGCAGGCCAACACTCATCTGTCCAAGTGCAGGAAGGTGCAGCAtgagctggaggaggctgaggagCGCGCTGACATCGCAGAGTCCCAGGTCAACAAGCTGAGAGCGAAGAGCCGTGACTCTGGCAAG ggTAAAGAGGCAGCTGAATAA